Genomic DNA from Deltaproteobacteria bacterium GWC2_65_14:
TGGCTCCTCTCCGACATCCGCCGGATATGCTCGCCGAGCGTCTTGTCGATGAAGTCGCCGATCTTCTCCAGGTCGGACACGATCGAGATGTAGGCGATGGTGCGGTGGGTCTGCGCCGAATCGAACGATCCCTCTCCCAGGGCGGACAGGAAGACCTTGATCTCCTTCGTCAGGAGGTCCACGTCGTCGTCCGCCTTCGCGATGGCGTCCGCGAGCGCCCCGCTCCCGGTGCGGACCGCCTCCAGCGCCATGTCGTGCATCTCCTGGATCATGTCGGCCATCCGGACGATCTCCCGGGCCACCTGCCCCAGGGCCGCGCCCGCCACGGGAAGGTGCTTCCGGTCCAGGTAGACCGGCTTTCCGCGGGGGGCGGTGGACCCTTTTTCCGGGAGCAGCCGCTCCAGGGAGGCCGAGATCCTGGACACGAAGGGGAAGAACAGGATCGCCAGGGTGAAGTTGAACAGGGTGTGGGCGTTCGCCACGATCCGGGAAGGATCGGGGGAGACGGCGGAGAGCAGACGCTGGGCCACCGGGTACAGCGGGAGGAAGAGGAGCGCCCCCGCCGTCTTCATCAGCATGTGCCCCCAGGCCACCCGCCGCCCCCCCGCCGCGAGGCCGGACGTCGCGGTGAAGGCGACCGAGGTGGCCCCCACGTTCGCCCCGAGGACGAGGGGGAGGACGGCCGCGACATCGAGCGCCCCCTGCTGGGTGAAGGCGATCAGCAGGATCATGACCGCCGTCCCGCTCTGGAACAGGGCGCTCAGGAAGACCCCCCAGAAGAAGGCGACGATCGGGGCGGCCCCCAGCTCCCCCATCACCATGCGGAGGCTGGTCACCCCGCCGATGTCGGCCGCCGCCCAGGAAAGGAAACGCAGCGCCAGCAGGATGAAGCCGAACCCGAGGATCCCCTGCCCGGCCGCCCGGACGGAACCGCGTTTTCCCCACAGGAAGAGGGACGCCCCCACCGAGATCACGAGGAAGGCGTACTGGTAGATCCGGAAGGAGAGGATCTGGACGGTCAGGGTGTTCCCCAGGTCGGCGCCGAGGACGATGACGAGGGACTGCGCGAGGGGGAGGGGGGCGATCTCCGCGAAGGAGATGAGGAGGGTGACGATGGCGCCCGAGCTCTGCACCAGACCGGTTCCCAGGAATCCCGCCCCGAACGCCCGAAGCCGGCTCCCGGCCGGGTCGGCCCAGAGCCGGAAGAGGCGCGCCCCGAACGCGAGCTCGAACCCCTGGCCGGTAAGCCGGACCCCGTAGAGCAGCAGGAACACCCCCCCGATCACCTGGAGGAACAGGGCGTCGATCATGGGGGACGTCTCCTAGAACAGGGCTTCGGCGAAGCCGGTGGCATCGAAGGGGCGCAGGTCGTCCATCGATTCCCCCACCCCGATGAACCGGATGGGCGCGTCGGTTTCCCGCGTGACCGACAGGACGACTCCTCCTTTGGCGGTTCCGTCCAGCTTCGTCAGGACGAGCCCGGTGACCCCCGTGTACTCCCGGAAGGTCTTCACCTGGGCGATCGCGTTCCGGCCGGCGGTCGCGTCGAGCACCAGCAGCACCTCGTGGGGAGCCCCCGGCATCTCCTTCCCGACGACGCGCGCCACCTTCCGCATCTCCTCCATCAGGTGCGCCTTGGTGTGGAGGCGGCCGGCGGTGTCGATGAGCACCGCGTGCGCCCCGCGCGACCGCGCAGCCCGGACGGCGTCGAAGGCGACGGCGGAGGAGTCGGAGCCCTCCTTGTGGTGCACGATGTCCGCGCCGGCGCGCTCCGCCCACACCTTCAGCTGCCCGATGGCGGCCGCCCGGAAGGTGTCTGCGGCGGCCAGGAGCACCGGGTGTCCCTGCTCCCGGAAGTAGCGACCGATCTTGCCGATCGTGGTCGTCTTCCCGACCCCGTTCACCCCCACCACCAGGACCACGAACGGGTAGGGCTCCCGCACTTCCAGGGGAACCATCCGCGGGGCCAGGGTCGCCGCGACCATCCTCCGCAGCTCGGCCCGGAGCGCCTCGGTGTCGGGCAGCTCCCCCCGGCGCCACTTCGTCCGGAGCGCCTCCGTGTACTCCGAGGCAAGCTCCGCCCCCGCGTCGGCCAGGATCAGCGCCTCCTCCAGCGCCTCCAGCACCTTCGCGTCCACCGGGCCGATCCCCCGCGCGATCGCCTCCACGTTCATGAAGAGCAGCTCGCGCGTCTTGGCCAGCCCCTCCCGGAGCCTCGCCGAGAACGAGCCGCGCGGAGTGTCGTTCTGCTGGGCCATGGGGCCTTCTTGGGCGAGCACCGTTCCGGCTACGCCTGGAACTTCACGGAAACCACTTTGGAGATCCCCGCCTTCTCCATCGTGACCCCGTAGAGCAGGTCGGCAAGCTCCATCGTCCGCTTGTTGTGGGTGATGAGGAGGAACTGGTAGCTGGAGGACATCTCCCGGACGATCGCGTTGAACCGGTCGATGTTCGCGTCGTCGAGCGGGGCGTCCGCCTCGTCGAGCAGGCAGAAGGGGGAGGGCTTCACGAGGAAGATCGAAAGGATCAGGCTGATCGCCGTGAGCGCCTTCTCTCCGCCCGAGAGGGCGCTGAGCGACACCATCTTCTTCCCGGCCGGCTGGGCGACGATCTCGACCCCGCTTTCGAGGAGGTTGTCCTCGTCCAGCAGCTTCAGGCTGGCATGCCCGCCCAGGAAGAGCTTGGGGAAGACCTCCTGCAGCTTCGCGTTGATCCGCTCGAAGGTCTCCGCGAAACGCTCCCGCGTCGTCCGGTTGATCCGCTGGATCGCGCGGGAGAGGTCGTCGAGCGACCGCTCGAGGTCCTCCTTCTGGGAGGAGAGGAACCCGTGCCGCTCGGAGAGCTCCCGGTGCTCCTCGAGGGATGCGAGGTTCACCTCGCCGATCGCCGCCATCCGGCCGCGGACCTCCTCGGCCCGGGCCTCCCAGGCCGGGAGCTCTTCCGCTCCTTCCGCCGGCGCGGGAAGGTCGGAGGGGCGCACCTCGTACTTCTGCCAGATCCGGGTGTCCAGGTTCTCCCGCTCGATGGCGACCCGCTGCGCCGCCAGCCGCAGGTCGGAGAGGCNNNNNNNNNNNNNNNNNNNNNNNNNNNNNNNNNNNNNNNNNNCCCGAGCCGCCGCTCCACCCCTTCCTGGACCGCCGCGAGCTCGACCGCCGCGCGCTCGATCGCCGCCCGTCCCTCCTCGACCGAGCGCCCGATCGTCCGGATCTTCTCCCGGTAGGCCTCGTTCCGACGTTTCCGCTCCCCGATGACCGCGAGGCGGCTGTCCAGCGACTCGCGGAGCCCCGAGAGAAGGGCCTGGCCGGAGCGGAACTTCTCCTCCATCCCCGCCCCCTCGACCTCCGCGGCGTGGAGCCTCGTCCTTGCCTCCTCCAGGACCCCGAGGCTCTCCTCCACCTGCGCGACGAGGAGCCGGACCCGTTCCTCCTCCTCCCCCCGGGCCTGGCCGGAATCCCTCGCGGCCGACTCGCAGGCCGTCAGGTCGAAGGAGATTCTCCCCGATTCCGTTCCGAGATACTCCCTCTCCTGGACGAGGGAGGCCACCGTCTTCCGGGCCTGCTCCGCGGCGGCCTGCAGGACCGCCCCGGACCGCCGCGCTTCGGCGAGCGCCGCCGCCCGCTCCTCGCGCAGGGAAGCGAGTCGGGCAAACTCCTCCTCAAGCCGCCCCCGTTCCCGCCGGACCCGGCTCTCCTCCTCCGCGAGGCGGGCCACCTCGCCCGCCTGCCTGGAGACCTCCTTCTCGAGCTCCCGGATCTCCCGCTTGACCGCGAGTACCCGGGACTCCCCCTTTTCCTGAGCCCCTCCGACCAGGATCCCGTCCGCGGTAACCATGTCCCCGTCGAGGGTGACGTAGGAGTTCCAGACCCCGTTGCGGTTCCACAGCTTGAGGGCGCACTTGAGGTCTCGGACCAGCAGGGTCCCCCCGAGGAGCCCCCGGACCAGCCCCCCGCATTCCTCGGAGACGCGGACCACGTCGGTCAGCGGCATCAAGACTCCCTCCTCGCCGACGTAGGCGACCGATTCCTCGCGGGAGCGCAGCGTCACCGGGACGAACACCCCCCTCCCCTCCCGGGACTCCTTGAGGTACTGCAGCGCCGAAAGCCCCTCGGACTGGTCCCGGACGACGATCGACTGGATCCGCTCCCCGAGCACCGCCTCCACGGCCCTCTCGTACTCCGCATCGGTCTCGATCAGCTCGCCGATGACCCCGACGATCCCCCGCTCCTCCCCGGCGGAGCCGTTCCCCTTCCCGGAGTAGTTGTTCAGGACGGCACGGACGCCGGAGGAGGCCCAGTCCCGCTGCTCCTGCACCCGGGCCAGCGCCGAGCACCGGGAAGTCGCCTCCGAGAGCGCCGCCTCCGCGCTCCGACGGGACTCGGTCCCCGATTCGAGGAGGGACACCGCCTGCGAAAGGGCGTCCGTGGCCTGCCCCCGCGCCTCCTCGGCCTCGGCGAAACGACCTGCCGCCTCCGACTCCGCCGCCTCCGCGACCCGACGCTCCCCCTCCGCATGCCCGGCCGCGATTTCGGCCTCGGCGATCCGCTCGTCGAGCCTCGCCAGGACCCTCGCGTTCTCCTCCAGCACCCGCTGCATCGACTCCCGGCCGGACAGAGCGTTCGAGTGCATCGTCACGCGCACCATCAGGTCGGACTTGGCCTGCTCCGCCAGGCCGTGCAGGCGCTGATGCTCGGCGCGGGCCGCCTCCGCATCCCCGGACAGCCCGGAGAGCCGTCCGCGGAACGCCTCCGCTCCCTCCCGGAGCTGCCTCTCCGCCTCCAGCGCCTCGCCGGTCCGCCGGGAGAGATCCTCCGCCTCCCGCGTCAGCGCGGCGATCTCCCCGGCCGTATCCTCGATCATCGAGCCGAGCTGCCCGGACTCGCGGACCATCCCCTCCCACTCCGCCTGGCGGCGGGCGCTCTCCTCCTTGCGTCCCGCCTGCTCCGCGCGCGCGGAGGCGACGGCCCCCTCCGCCTCCGCCAGCCGGATCCGCTCGGTCTCCCGCTCCGCCTCGAGGGCGGCCATCCCCGACCGGGCGCTTTGGAGCGCATCCTCGACGCCGGACAGGTCCCGCGCGATCCGCTCCCCCTCTGCCACGAACTCCCGGAACCGGGCGGCGGCGATCCGCAGATCGAGATCCCGGAGCTCCTCCCGGAACGCCTTGTACCGCTCCGCCTTTCTCACCTGGCGCTCCAGGCTTCCGAGCTGGCGCTTCACCTCCTCGAGGATATCCCTCACCCGGGCGAGGTTCTGCCGGGTGTTCTCCATCTTCCGCTCCGCCTCCCTCCTG
This window encodes:
- a CDS encoding signal recognition particle-docking protein FtsY, which gives rise to MAQQNDTPRGSFSARLREGLAKTRELLFMNVEAIARGIGPVDAKVLEALEEALILADAGAELASEYTEALRTKWRRGELPDTEALRAELRRMVAATLAPRMVPLEVREPYPFVVLVVGVNGVGKTTTIGKIGRYFREQGHPVLLAAADTFRAAAIGQLKVWAERAGADIVHHKEGSDSSAVAFDAVRAARSRGAHAVLIDTAGRLHTKAHLMEEMRKVARVVGKEMPGAPHEVLLVLDATAGRNAIAQVKTFREYTGVTGLVLTKLDGTAKGGVVLSVTRETDAPIRFIGVGESMDDLRPFDATGFAEALF